The proteins below come from a single Pseudanabaena sp. BC1403 genomic window:
- a CDS encoding SUMF1/EgtB/PvdO family nonheme iron enzyme, with product MGKYALLVGNSQYINISDFPVLPSAVRDIEALRQILVDPNMGDFTNSDVTVLPDADETQIRRAISRLFLNRQPEDKLLFYFSGHGTLDKFRKFYLTGISTEGNDLIGTALSSDVLRDAMRQSRASQIVVILDCCYSGAFPKSMKAKGSGIDVISELEGTGWAILTASDSTQYAFEQEGFDLSLYTHFLVEGLRTGAAARNKHIGITVDDLHSYVTEKVQLANDRMTPKMSLDETGHRIVLARSPQEDPKLKFRKEIDELITSQNGKILPFTRLLISKAQQQYGVANEDAKRIEREVLLPWLEYAKNLEEYEKALIDTINHGLFPFNQPTQLEIEACEIKLGLRENDIEEVKARVIAPKQAEYDRQLEDRQKKVAEAAHLKSRQVEAELLRLQQASEAERQKQEQETLWLLEQLSKQAEDQERLKRQQEAEAERIKWQQQNKPAQGEFEFEYFKARLVKESSGFLGFGTKTKVELDRKKGKAQYIRENLGNGVTLDLVRIPAGKFMMGSKEHGDEQPIHEATLKEFWMGKYVVTDTQWQAIMGTKPSEQYYGWFQGEDQPVVGVSWEDAREFCEKASQKTGKLIRLPSETEWEYACRCGTTTPFHFGATITPYLVNYNGNYPYDDAPKGEYRERRDNVDSFTPNAWGLYQMHGNVREWCEDIWHDNYNGIPQDGSAWLSDGEQAKRLLRGGSWNDGAIGCRSAVRYGESESKGFYSFGFRVVASILS from the coding sequence ATGGGGAAGTACGCACTCTTAGTTGGTAATAGCCAGTACATAAATATATCTGACTTTCCAGTTTTGCCTAGTGCAGTGCGGGACATAGAGGCATTGCGACAAATTTTAGTTGATCCTAATATGGGCGACTTTACTAATTCGGATGTAACGGTTTTACCAGACGCTGATGAGACTCAGATTAGAAGGGCAATTTCTCGTCTCTTTTTAAATCGTCAGCCCGAAGATAAATTGCTGTTTTATTTTTCTGGACATGGAACTCTAGACAAATTTAGAAAGTTCTATCTCACAGGAATATCGACTGAAGGGAATGATTTGATAGGAACAGCACTTTCTTCAGATGTTTTACGAGATGCTATGAGGCAAAGTAGGGCTAGTCAGATCGTAGTAATTTTAGACTGTTGCTACAGTGGCGCTTTTCCTAAGAGTATGAAGGCAAAAGGCTCTGGTATCGATGTTATCTCTGAATTAGAGGGTACTGGCTGGGCAATTTTAACTGCGTCTGATTCAACCCAATATGCGTTTGAACAAGAAGGGTTTGACCTGTCACTGTATACTCATTTTTTGGTAGAAGGGTTGAGGACTGGTGCGGCAGCACGGAATAAGCATATAGGAATTACAGTTGACGATCTGCATTCATATGTGACAGAAAAGGTACAATTAGCGAATGATCGGATGACTCCAAAGATGTCGCTTGATGAAACTGGTCATCGTATTGTTTTAGCAAGATCGCCACAAGAGGATCCAAAGCTAAAATTTCGTAAGGAGATCGACGAATTAATTACTTCGCAAAATGGAAAAATCCTTCCTTTTACCCGTCTGTTAATATCTAAAGCTCAACAACAATATGGAGTTGCAAATGAGGATGCGAAAAGGATCGAACGGGAAGTTTTACTTCCTTGGCTAGAGTATGCAAAAAATCTAGAAGAATACGAAAAAGCACTGATAGATACGATAAATCATGGATTATTCCCTTTTAATCAACCTACACAACTAGAGATTGAAGCTTGCGAGATAAAGCTTGGCTTGCGTGAAAATGATATCGAAGAAGTTAAGGCGCGGGTTATTGCGCCGAAGCAGGCTGAGTATGATCGCCAACTTGAGGATCGACAAAAAAAGGTTGCCGAAGCAGCACATTTGAAGAGTCGGCAAGTGGAGGCTGAACTGTTGAGATTGCAACAAGCATCGGAAGCAGAAAGACAGAAGCAAGAACAGGAAACGCTTTGGCTCTTGGAGCAGTTGAGCAAACAGGCTGAAGATCAAGAACGGCTAAAGCGTCAACAAGAAGCTGAAGCAGAACGGATCAAGTGGCAGCAACAGAATAAACCTGCTCAAGGCGAGTTTGAATTTGAGTATTTTAAAGCTCGGTTGGTTAAAGAAAGTAGTGGCTTTCTGGGATTTGGTACGAAGACAAAAGTCGAGCTAGATCGTAAAAAAGGAAAGGCGCAATATATTCGCGAAAATCTGGGCAATGGCGTAACCCTCGATCTGGTGCGGATTCCTGCGGGGAAATTTATGATGGGAAGTAAGGAACATGGAGATGAGCAGCCTATTCATGAAGCAACCCTGAAAGAATTTTGGATGGGAAAATATGTTGTTACTGATACTCAATGGCAAGCTATAATGGGAACGAAACCATCAGAACAGTATTATGGTTGGTTTCAAGGCGAAGATCAGCCAGTAGTCGGCGTTTCGTGGGAAGATGCTAGGGAGTTTTGTGAGAAAGCTTCGCAGAAAACTGGAAAGCTGATTCGATTGCCTAGTGAAACTGAATGGGAATACGCCTGTCGCTGTGGCACAACTACTCCTTTCCATTTTGGCGCAACGATTACACCTTATCTGGTTAACTATAATGGTAATTATCCCTATGATGATGCACCAAAAGGAGAATACCGCGAGAGAAGAGATAATGTTGACAGCTTCACACCGAATGCATGGGGGTTATATCAAATGCATGGTAATGTGAGGGAATGGTGCGAAGATATCTGGCATGATAACTACAATGGAATACCGCAAGATGGCTCTGCGTGGCTAAGCGATGGAGAACAAGCGAAAAGACTTCTCCGTGGTGGTTCTTGGAATGACGGTGCGATCGGTTGTCGTTCTGCGGTTCGTTACGGGGAGAGCGAAAGTAAAGGGTTCTACAGCTTCGGTTTTCGGGTGGTTGCCTCTATCTTGTCGTGA
- a CDS encoding DUF5615 family PIN-like protein yields the protein MKDRIRFHLDENISQAIANGLRRRGIDVTTTPEENLIGKLDEEQLAFAISQERVIFTQDTDFLRLQQQGVSHYGIAYCQQKSKSIGEIVQGLVLMWQVLEVDEMMDHLEYL from the coding sequence GTGAAAGATAGAATTAGGTTTCATTTGGATGAAAATATCAGTCAGGCGATCGCTAATGGTTTGAGAAGAAGAGGGATTGATGTAACAACGACTCCAGAAGAGAATCTAATTGGCAAGTTGGATGAGGAACAGTTGGCTTTTGCTATATCTCAGGAACGAGTAATTTTTACTCAAGACACTGATTTTCTGAGGCTTCAGCAGCAGGGTGTTTCTCATTATGGTATTGCTTACTGTCAACAAAAAAGTAAGTCTATTGGGGAGATTGTGCAGGGTTTAGTTTTGATGTGGCAAGTGCTTGAAGTGGATGAAATGATGGATCATCTTGAATATTTGTAA
- a CDS encoding DUF433 domain-containing protein — translation MSTVAVIKEHIEMTLGVCGGKPRIAGHRITVQNIAVWHEQMGMSPDEILLHYPSINLSDIYAALAYYYDHREEIRKQIEDDESFALEMKKTTISLVQQKLRNQRER, via the coding sequence ATGTCAACTGTTGCTGTGATTAAAGAACATATTGAGATGACTCTAGGAGTGTGCGGTGGGAAACCTCGTATTGCTGGACATCGGATCACGGTGCAAAATATAGCAGTGTGGCATGAGCAAATGGGAATGTCTCCTGATGAAATTTTGCTGCACTATCCCAGCATCAATTTGTCAGATATTTACGCGGCTTTGGCATATTACTATGATCATAGAGAAGAAATTAGAAAGCAAATTGAGGATGATGAATCTTTTGCTCTAGAAATGAAGAAGACGACTATTTCTCTTGTACAACAAAAGTTGAGAAATCAGCGTGAAAGATAG
- a CDS encoding NAD(P)/FAD-dependent oxidoreductase: MDKYNRRKFLLQARNLTYAGATSWLCSCGGALSNSDDRSANPLPKDSEPKDSEDKDRIIVIGAGIAGITAAKKLQAQGYRVIILEGRDRIGGRIWTDNSLGFPLDLGAAWIHTVDGNPISPLVKQFDIQTVISDLKSQWNYKGIKQLLSESDELLIDKAFQSFMNRVNQLKKDPISSQQITLADIAQQIIESEELTGVTLKGFRATLFSTIESEVGDDIANLGVKGFDEDSEFSGADVVFPQGYTQIVQALSKDLDVRTKHLVKQVAYDDNGVQVTTDRGVFNGSRVIVTVPLGVLKRGSIKFSPELPDAKLAAIEELGMGALNKLVLKFPKQFWPSQPHTMAYINGNIADRYVEFYNWQKYIQQPILVALFSSDFSRSLSQIPESEVKQNIMSDLQAMFGNDIPLPTAAILTKWHDDPFAYGSYSTFSLNGSIQDCDRLAEPIGDRVFFAGEATYGKHIGTVHGALLSGEREANRIATKKSSLKF, translated from the coding sequence ATGGACAAATATAATCGTCGAAAATTTTTACTTCAGGCTCGCAACTTGACTTATGCTGGAGCAACAAGTTGGCTTTGTAGCTGTGGAGGTGCATTGAGCAACTCTGATGATCGCTCAGCCAATCCATTGCCAAAAGATAGCGAACCAAAAGATAGTGAAGATAAAGATCGGATCATTGTCATTGGTGCGGGTATTGCAGGCATCACAGCTGCCAAAAAATTGCAGGCTCAAGGTTACCGAGTAATTATATTAGAAGGGCGCGATCGCATTGGGGGGAGAATTTGGACAGATAATTCTTTAGGCTTTCCTTTAGATCTCGGTGCTGCGTGGATTCATACCGTTGACGGTAATCCTATCTCGCCATTAGTCAAGCAATTTGACATTCAGACTGTCATCTCAGATCTTAAATCGCAATGGAATTATAAGGGTATCAAGCAACTGCTAAGTGAATCTGATGAACTGCTTATAGACAAAGCTTTTCAATCATTTATGAATAGAGTTAACCAGCTAAAAAAAGACCCAATATCATCGCAGCAGATTACTCTAGCAGATATCGCTCAACAAATAATTGAATCAGAAGAACTCACAGGAGTCACTCTTAAAGGATTTCGGGCAACCCTATTTTCGACAATTGAGAGTGAAGTTGGCGATGATATTGCGAATTTAGGAGTTAAAGGTTTCGATGAAGATTCCGAGTTTTCTGGCGCAGATGTAGTTTTTCCGCAAGGTTATACGCAGATTGTTCAGGCTCTATCCAAAGATTTAGATGTTCGGACTAAGCATCTTGTGAAGCAGGTTGCCTATGATGATAACGGCGTACAAGTGACTACCGATCGTGGAGTTTTTAATGGTTCAAGGGTGATTGTCACGGTTCCATTGGGTGTATTGAAACGTGGTTCTATTAAGTTCTCGCCAGAATTGCCAGATGCGAAGTTAGCAGCAATTGAAGAATTGGGGATGGGAGCTTTAAATAAACTAGTATTAAAATTCCCTAAACAGTTTTGGCCATCACAGCCTCACACCATGGCATATATCAATGGCAATATTGCCGATCGCTATGTTGAATTTTACAACTGGCAGAAATATATTCAGCAGCCGATTTTAGTCGCCTTGTTTAGCAGTGATTTTTCGCGATCGCTCTCACAGATACCTGAATCTGAAGTCAAGCAAAACATTATGTCTGATTTACAAGCGATGTTTGGCAATGATATTCCGTTGCCAACTGCTGCAATATTGACCAAATGGCATGATGACCCTTTTGCCTATGGTTCCTATTCCACTTTTTCGCTCAATGGTTCTATTCAAGACTGCGATCGCTTGGCGGAACCTATAGGCGATCGGGTGTTTTTTGCGGGTGAGGCAACCTATGGAAAACATATAGGAACTGTTCATGGAGCGTTATTGAGTGGCGAGAGAGAAGCTAATAGAATCGCTACCAAAAAATCTTCCCTCAAGTTTTAA
- the glmS gene encoding glutamine--fructose-6-phosphate transaminase (isomerizing) — translation MCGIVGYIGHRSANEVLISGLRKLEYRGYDSAGVATIPFFDDPADRPIDRSLHRVRAKGKLIQLEEKLKADTAPQASIGIGHTRWATHGKPEEHNAHPHTNTMGNLAVVQNGIVENYHILRTELKQLGHIFVSETDTEVIPHMIAEFLTQLEKQGNMIPDKSPSVLFEAVRLTIAKLQGAYAIAVIHADYPDEIVVVRQQAPLVIGIGKDENFCASDTPALVAYTRTVISLENGEIARLTRESVQVYNAKGDRLRRTPQTLNWNPTMVEKQGFKHYMLKEIYEQPGVFRTGLASYVSEANKVDLGLPTGFIEPIERVEIIACGTSWHASLVGKYLLEQLAGVPTSVQYASEYRYSPPPSLKNTLVIGVTQSGETADTLAALELAKSRGDRCLGITNRVESSIGRISDAVIDTQAGIEIGVAATKTFVAQLLMFYLLALEFGAAKGTLTEARSQELIEGLRQLPAYMERILEGQERYIEDLSRQFTHTKDFIFLGRGINFPIALEGALKLKEISYIHAEGYPAGEMKHGPIALLDQDVPVVAIATPGVVYEKVLSNSQEAKARDAKLIGVAPLDDPAAHEVFDYILPIPVVDEIFSPILTVIPLQLLSYHVAAHRGLDVDQPRNLAKSVTVE, via the coding sequence ATGTGTGGAATTGTTGGCTACATCGGACATCGCTCGGCAAATGAAGTTTTAATCTCAGGGTTACGCAAACTCGAATATCGCGGGTATGACTCCGCAGGCGTTGCCACAATTCCCTTTTTCGATGATCCAGCCGATCGCCCAATTGATCGCAGTTTGCATCGGGTCAGAGCAAAGGGCAAGCTAATCCAACTAGAGGAAAAGTTAAAGGCTGATACCGCCCCTCAAGCGTCGATTGGTATTGGTCACACACGCTGGGCAACTCACGGCAAGCCTGAAGAGCATAATGCTCATCCCCATACAAATACGATGGGAAATCTTGCGGTTGTGCAGAATGGGATTGTTGAGAACTACCATATTCTTCGCACTGAGTTAAAACAGCTTGGTCATATTTTTGTCAGCGAAACAGATACTGAAGTCATTCCCCATATGATTGCCGAATTTCTAACTCAGTTGGAAAAGCAAGGCAATATGATTCCTGACAAGTCTCCCTCAGTGCTGTTTGAAGCAGTACGACTGACGATCGCAAAATTGCAAGGAGCCTATGCGATCGCAGTTATTCATGCTGATTATCCCGATGAAATAGTTGTTGTACGTCAGCAAGCGCCGCTAGTCATTGGTATTGGCAAAGATGAGAATTTTTGTGCTTCGGATACGCCTGCGTTAGTCGCCTATACGCGCACCGTAATTTCTTTAGAGAATGGTGAAATTGCACGACTGACTAGAGAATCTGTACAGGTGTATAACGCCAAAGGCGATCGCCTTCGCCGCACGCCCCAGACGCTCAACTGGAATCCTACCATGGTGGAGAAGCAAGGCTTTAAGCACTATATGCTCAAGGAAATCTATGAGCAACCTGGGGTATTTCGGACGGGATTGGCAAGTTATGTGAGTGAGGCTAATAAAGTTGATTTAGGGCTACCCACAGGTTTTATCGAGCCGATTGAAAGGGTGGAGATTATTGCCTGTGGAACCAGTTGGCACGCCTCTCTCGTTGGCAAGTATTTGCTAGAGCAGCTAGCAGGTGTACCAACTAGTGTGCAATATGCTTCTGAGTATCGCTATTCGCCGCCGCCTTCTTTAAAGAATACTCTTGTGATCGGTGTAACTCAGTCGGGCGAAACGGCGGATACTCTAGCTGCATTGGAACTTGCCAAATCAAGAGGCGATCGCTGTCTGGGTATTACCAATCGAGTTGAAAGCTCGATTGGAAGAATTTCGGATGCAGTGATTGATACTCAGGCAGGAATCGAGATCGGTGTTGCGGCTACAAAAACTTTTGTGGCTCAATTGCTGATGTTCTATTTATTAGCATTAGAGTTTGGTGCAGCTAAAGGCACATTAACCGAAGCGAGAAGTCAAGAATTAATTGAAGGATTACGACAACTTCCTGCCTATATGGAACGGATTCTCGAAGGTCAAGAACGCTATATTGAAGATCTTTCGCGTCAATTTACCCATACCAAAGATTTTATCTTCTTAGGGCGCGGCATTAACTTCCCGATCGCCCTCGAAGGTGCACTCAAGCTCAAAGAGATCAGCTACATTCATGCTGAAGGCTATCCTGCTGGCGAAATGAAGCATGGACCGATCGCATTGCTTGATCAAGATGTCCCTGTAGTTGCGATCGCTACTCCTGGGGTAGTATACGAGAAAGTTCTTTCTAATTCTCAAGAAGCCAAAGCGAGAGATGCGAAATTGATTGGTGTTGCGCCTCTTGATGACCCTGCGGCGCATGAGGTATTTGATTACATTTTGCCGATTCCTGTGGTTGATGAGATTTTTTCGCCAATTCTCACCGTGATTCCGTTACAACTGCTGTCCTATCATGTGGCAGCACATCGCGGTTTAGATGTCGATCAACCCCGAAATCTCGCCAAATCTGTCACGGTTGAATAG
- a CDS encoding DUF192 domain-containing protein, translating to MTGNMTGDTSRNCDTPNHSSIQTLCIKLCTVSLSLCLMGCAPASSDTAKPPTAPTIPATSSPQTIAPQAKPKPVSELAQYLPITATAKISGREIQLEVANTFKEQEKGLMFRPPLADDRGMLFVFTPARPVAFWMKNTPSPLDIIFLLDGEVKAIARNATTCKTDPCPVYPEGGVVADNVLEVRAGLTQEIGLKEGDRISVKFLLPKNQ from the coding sequence ATGACTGGCAATATGACTGGCGATACTTCTAGAAATTGTGACACACCTAATCATAGTTCGATCCAAACACTTTGTATAAAGCTATGTACGGTTAGCCTCAGTCTTTGTTTGATGGGCTGCGCACCTGCCTCTAGCGATACAGCTAAGCCCCCCACTGCACCAACGATCCCCGCGACATCGTCACCACAAACTATCGCACCTCAAGCTAAACCCAAACCAGTCTCAGAACTGGCTCAATATTTGCCAATTACTGCCACAGCGAAAATTTCAGGACGCGAAATTCAGCTTGAGGTAGCCAATACTTTCAAGGAACAAGAAAAAGGTCTAATGTTTCGTCCCCCATTGGCTGACGATCGCGGGATGTTGTTTGTTTTTACGCCTGCGCGTCCCGTAGCCTTTTGGATGAAAAATACCCCCTCACCGCTTGATATTATTTTCTTGCTGGATGGTGAAGTTAAGGCGATCGCCCGCAATGCCACTACTTGCAAGACTGATCCCTGTCCTGTTTATCCTGAGGGAGGTGTAGTCGCTGATAATGTGCTTGAAGTGAGAGCGGGACTCACCCAAGAAATTGGCTTGAAGGAAGGCGATCGGATTTCTGTTAAATTCTTGTTGCCAAAAAATCAATGA
- a CDS encoding glycoside hydrolase, translating to MSYPLHIAFIWHQHQPLYKSAIAGKYHLPWVRLHGVKDYLDLALMLSRYPKLHQTINLVPSLILQLQDYVEGNAFDPYLALTLTPVDTLTRSQKHFIVEHFFDANHQTMIEPYHRYADLLAQRQACGIEWCVNNWLAPDFSDLLAWHNLAWIDPLFRDADPEIAEWYDRGKDFTLADRQRIYSKQRDIISRILPQHRKMQKNGQLEITTTPYTHPIMPLLADTQAGRIAVPQMYLPNHRFRHEPDITLHLEKAKEVYRQHFSCDPRGLWPSEQSVSPAILPHVSKQGFSWLCSDEGVLGWSLGHYFRRDERGAIDAPHLLYQPYRLETIHGDLAIIFRDRLLSDLIGFSYGALLPQAASDDLCDRLMTIQKQQNEYLAEHPEGKPWLVTIALDGENCWEFYPQDGNPFLQTLYENLSNNENLKLVTPSEYLEKFPPTEKIPPHQLHSGSWIDSSFTTWIGDPVKNRAWELLAEARQVLAMHAEATPENNPEAWESLMAAEGSDWFWWFGEGHSSNDDAMFDRLFREHLQVIYRALNEPVPHALLYPLEPHDVSSSDRPTSLIEPIINGRFENDDWQGAGKIEISGARGAMHQNTPAKRLWYGYDHFYCYLRLEFSNLESVAQSKLHLLWFYPSRIHPNSPVKLLDMPDVSPLNYLFRHHLTINFADKSVQLQESTEQFQWETIATHTKIGFEQCLEIAIPWSDLAVKPQSVARLVILLSQKEHFQMSLPEYTIIPIEVP from the coding sequence ATGTCATATCCTCTTCATATCGCATTTATCTGGCACCAACATCAACCTCTCTACAAAAGCGCGATCGCAGGCAAGTATCATTTGCCTTGGGTGAGGTTGCATGGCGTAAAAGATTATTTGGATTTAGCGTTGATGTTGTCAAGATATCCTAAGCTACATCAAACGATCAATCTTGTGCCATCGCTGATCCTGCAATTGCAGGATTATGTTGAAGGAAATGCATTTGATCCTTACTTGGCTTTGACTTTAACACCTGTCGATACCTTAACGCGATCACAAAAACATTTCATTGTCGAGCATTTCTTTGATGCTAATCATCAGACGATGATCGAGCCATATCATCGCTATGCCGATCTATTAGCTCAGAGACAAGCCTGTGGGATTGAGTGGTGTGTCAATAATTGGCTAGCACCAGATTTTAGCGATTTACTTGCATGGCATAACTTGGCATGGATTGATCCTCTATTCCGAGATGCCGATCCCGAAATTGCTGAATGGTACGATCGCGGCAAGGATTTTACCCTCGCTGATCGGCAAAGAATCTATAGCAAGCAGCGAGATATTATTTCCCGAATTTTGCCGCAGCATCGAAAAATGCAAAAAAATGGGCAACTAGAAATTACCACCACGCCCTACACGCATCCGATCATGCCGCTTTTAGCCGATACTCAAGCTGGTAGGATCGCTGTGCCACAGATGTATCTGCCTAATCATCGCTTCCGCCATGAGCCAGACATTACTCTACATCTAGAAAAAGCAAAAGAAGTTTACCGCCAACACTTTAGCTGCGATCCCAGAGGTTTATGGCCCTCAGAGCAGTCTGTTAGCCCTGCCATCTTGCCGCATGTTTCTAAGCAGGGATTTTCTTGGTTATGTTCTGATGAAGGAGTATTAGGCTGGAGTCTTGGACATTATTTCCGTCGTGATGAGCGCGGGGCGATCGACGCACCACATTTGCTCTATCAACCCTATCGTCTCGAAACTATTCATGGGGACTTAGCAATTATTTTCCGCGATCGCCTACTTTCGGATCTGATCGGCTTTAGCTATGGTGCACTTTTGCCTCAAGCTGCTAGCGACGATTTATGCGATCGTTTGATGACTATTCAAAAACAACAAAATGAATATCTAGCAGAGCATCCTGAAGGAAAGCCTTGGCTAGTAACAATCGCCCTTGACGGTGAAAATTGCTGGGAATTTTATCCTCAAGATGGCAACCCATTCTTACAAACGCTTTACGAAAATCTCTCCAACAATGAGAATCTCAAACTGGTTACGCCCTCTGAATATCTAGAAAAATTCCCACCCACTGAAAAAATTCCACCTCACCAGTTGCATAGTGGCTCATGGATTGACTCTAGCTTTACCACATGGATCGGCGATCCAGTTAAAAACCGTGCTTGGGAGCTACTTGCTGAAGCGCGGCAAGTATTGGCTATGCACGCAGAAGCTACGCCAGAAAATAATCCTGAAGCATGGGAAAGCCTAATGGCAGCCGAAGGCTCGGATTGGTTTTGGTGGTTTGGCGAAGGACATAGCTCAAATGATGACGCGATGTTTGATCGCCTATTTCGTGAGCATTTGCAGGTGATTTATCGTGCGCTCAACGAGCCAGTTCCCCACGCATTGTTGTATCCTCTCGAACCCCACGATGTCTCCAGTAGCGATCGCCCCACTAGCCTAATTGAGCCAATAATTAATGGCAGATTTGAAAATGATGACTGGCAAGGTGCTGGCAAAATTGAAATTAGTGGCGCAAGGGGGGCGATGCATCAAAATACTCCCGCCAAGCGTCTGTGGTACGGTTACGATCATTTTTATTGCTACTTGCGCCTAGAATTTAGTAATCTAGAGAGCGTCGCTCAAAGTAAACTACATTTGTTGTGGTTTTATCCTAGTCGGATTCATCCCAACAGCCCTGTGAAACTTCTTGACATGCCTGATGTGTCACCGCTAAATTACTTGTTTCGCCATCACCTAACGATCAATTTTGCTGATAAGTCAGTCCAACTTCAAGAATCTACAGAACAATTTCAGTGGGAAACTATCGCAACTCATACGAAAATAGGCTTTGAGCAATGCCTAGAAATTGCTATTCCTTGGAGCGATTTGGCGGTTAAGCCCCAGTCTGTAGCACGACTGGTGATCTTGCTCAGCCAAAAAGAGCATTTCCAGATGTCTCTACCTGAGTATACGATTATTCCTATTGAAGTACCTTAG
- a CDS encoding late competence development ComFB family protein, translated as MEKIVKTSIESIVEQALQDGYLTPAMEAEVGRICDSAFELSVEEYMALDRLMGALLTGEVVAVPRKQFINVMEELVLSEAVARVAEIEASSNKVLDLGDIAAYALNRLPPLYATTEQGANYQRDRALADLQHLIAQQVKEAIDRNLDRPEFFPDRSSFGSVNKDSVLSQLSNLLQAYAPDFEEKV; from the coding sequence GTGGAAAAGATAGTAAAAACCAGCATTGAGTCTATTGTCGAACAGGCTTTACAGGATGGCTACCTAACTCCTGCTATGGAAGCCGAAGTGGGTCGGATTTGTGATAGCGCCTTTGAGCTATCAGTTGAAGAGTACATGGCTCTTGATCGACTGATGGGTGCTTTGCTCACAGGAGAAGTGGTTGCTGTCCCCCGCAAGCAATTTATCAATGTCATGGAAGAATTGGTGCTGAGTGAAGCTGTGGCAAGGGTGGCAGAGATCGAGGCAAGTAGTAATAAAGTTTTGGATTTGGGGGATATTGCGGCCTATGCACTTAACCGTTTGCCGCCGTTGTATGCCACCACTGAGCAAGGGGCAAATTATCAGCGAGACAGAGCACTTGCCGATTTACAGCATTTGATTGCACAGCAAGTCAAGGAAGCAATCGATCGCAACCTAGATCGTCCTGAATTCTTCCCAGATCGCTCTAGTTTTGGCTCTGTAAACAAAGATTCTGTACTTTCGCAGCTTAGCAACCTACTCCAAGCTTATGCCCCTGACTTTGAGGAAAAAGTTTAA
- a CDS encoding peroxiredoxin-like family protein: protein MHQNTYEILSQTQRQRVSDGAIASIFEGCESDQRKLILVLPQLGDFDSLEYIWWIQREIDRIKSAGIAIRAIGIGDRQSGEYFCKFTGFDKNCLFVDPTGELHRQLNLYSGLTTKFPLLSSGQSAWVNLMLMCAGLGSQGTLKEVFRGYRGDRNAPQLIDDEEIIKASPLPPLKGSFFKWAGGSGFQRPFELATLRLRNMAEVLGNWTAYVPDASYMTQRGGTFLFDAENKLTYEHRDRGILGFSASPSYPLSFLFADRLADQFKDQSSTQKVTSP, encoded by the coding sequence ATGCATCAAAACACCTACGAAATTCTAAGTCAAACCCAACGGCAGCGTGTTAGCGATGGCGCGATCGCCTCAATTTTTGAAGGCTGCGAATCAGATCAACGCAAACTAATTTTAGTACTGCCCCAGTTAGGCGATTTTGATAGCCTTGAATATATTTGGTGGATACAGAGAGAAATTGATCGCATTAAATCAGCAGGAATAGCTATTCGCGCTATTGGCATCGGCGATCGTCAGTCGGGAGAATATTTTTGTAAATTTACAGGCTTCGATAAAAATTGTTTGTTTGTCGATCCTACAGGTGAATTACATCGTCAATTGAATCTCTATTCAGGGTTAACCACTAAATTCCCTCTCCTTTCATCAGGACAAAGTGCTTGGGTGAATCTGATGCTGATGTGTGCAGGGCTTGGCAGCCAAGGCACTCTCAAAGAAGTATTTCGCGGCTATCGAGGCGATCGCAATGCGCCACAACTAATCGATGATGAAGAAATTATCAAAGCCTCACCATTACCCCCATTAAAGGGCTCTTTCTTTAAATGGGCTGGTGGCAGTGGATTTCAACGTCCTTTTGAACTCGCAACATTGCGACTGCGAAATATGGCGGAGGTTTTGGGCAATTGGACAGCCTATGTTCCTGATGCATCATATATGACGCAGCGCGGCGGCACTTTTTTGTTTGATGCTGAAAACAAACTAACCTACGAACATCGCGATCGCGGAATTTTAGGATTTTCTGCTAGCCCCAGTTATCCATTGTCGTTTCTATTTGCTGATCGATTGGCTGATCAATTTAAAGATCAATCATCTACGCAAAAAGTAACCAGTCCTTAA